A stretch of the Vulcanisaeta souniana JCM 11219 genome encodes the following:
- a CDS encoding DUF1152 domain-containing protein: MIDEILGFKARSVLIIGLGGGGDAVGSSITYNLALGEEKEATLGAVLWERYVSDPVPGPIRIQELQNSETLGNYLAIVNGDTYAIREGRHVIPQIANVLGVIKDDGLGISISGPVINVAREISEYVSKYGFDAVIGIDVGGDALALGSEDELYSPLADSYSVAILTKVQDYTGIPVVLGVAGPGVDGELNRDYVLMRISQLAGKGAFLGAYGPTQSDLVLLEDILGKAITEASQLVYKAARGYYGDTDIRGGTRKVKLDISSSITYYLDLRKIINELPLVNLVINARDPWDAMKTLNSKGVMTELNFEEEVYRYYKAKSKLPSPEEAYLMIREIRNKLRNQLESGRR, translated from the coding sequence GTGATTGATGAAATACTCGGTTTCAAGGCTAGGAGCGTGCTAATTATTGGTTTGGGTGGTGGTGGGGATGCCGTTGGTTCATCGATTACGTATAACCTAGCATTAGGCGAAGAAAAGGAGGCAACACTTGGCGCAGTGCTCTGGGAAAGATACGTCTCTGACCCTGTGCCCGGCCCCATTAGGATACAGGAACTCCAGAATTCCGAGACCCTTGGCAACTACTTGGCAATAGTTAATGGAGATACCTACGCCATTAGGGAAGGCAGGCATGTAATTCCTCAAATAGCCAACGTACTCGGTGTGATCAAGGACGATGGATTGGGAATAAGCATCTCGGGACCTGTAATTAATGTAGCTAGGGAAATCAGTGAATATGTGAGTAAGTATGGCTTTGATGCTGTGATTGGTATTGACGTTGGCGGTGACGCACTGGCCTTGGGCAGCGAGGACGAACTATATAGTCCTCTTGCTGATAGTTACTCTGTAGCAATTCTAACAAAGGTTCAGGACTATACGGGTATTCCAGTAGTACTTGGTGTTGCAGGCCCTGGTGTTGATGGGGAATTAAACAGGGACTACGTATTAATGAGGATAAGTCAACTGGCAGGTAAAGGCGCCTTCCTGGGCGCCTATGGCCCAACGCAAAGCGACCTAGTGCTCCTTGAGGATATACTGGGCAAGGCAATAACTGAGGCCAGTCAGTTAGTGTATAAGGCCGCTAGGGGATATTACGGTGATACAGACATACGGGGTGGAACGAGGAAAGTCAAACTCGACATCTCCTCATCAATAACCTATTACCTAGACCTTAGGAAGATCATTAATGAATTGCCCCTGGTCAACCTAGTGATCAATGCAAGAGATCCCTGGGATGCAATGAAGACCTTAAATAGCAAGGGGGTAATGACGGAACTCAATTTCGAAGAGGAGGTCTATAGGTATTACAAGGCAAAGTCAAAATTACCAAGCCCCGAGGAGGCATACCTAATGATAAGGGAAATCAGGAATAAGCTAAGGAATCAATTAGAATCAGGCCGGCGATAG
- a CDS encoding aspartate aminotransferase family protein produces MGRSEELLRELDEYLMTNLYPTHKVVVREARDVYVYDVDGNTYLDFMTVVTTALLGHNPPGLADAIAETAKRLIAGNGYNWYTEELLNAAKAVLGLFPDKNMYNKVHFKLSGSEGIELALKIAKRYTKNTYVMYLMGGYHGRTYLTSSYHGMRRKEYGPLPPGTLIAPFPYPYRCPFGDMPSEECGKAAVETIEYYINYVAVKDVCCLVSEPIQGVGGIVVPPMDFFEKLKKTLDAYGILLIFDEVQTGMGRTGTTWALEQFNVKPDIVVAAKGMTGGLPASAVVTRKELISAMQLNDEHSTFGASALIMSAVKATIDYYNTHREELLSNAKKMGEYAMKRLMELYDKHTLIGEVRGLGLMIGIELVKNRKTKEPATKETSDICLNRALRRGVLFVTSGWNSNVIRFAPPLTVKQEHIDKAIDVLDKSLGEVEKEENIR; encoded by the coding sequence ATGGGAAGATCCGAGGAACTCCTAAGGGAATTAGACGAGTATTTAATGACGAACCTATACCCAACGCATAAAGTTGTGGTTAGGGAGGCACGGGATGTATATGTGTATGATGTCGATGGAAATACATACCTGGACTTCATGACCGTAGTAACCACAGCACTACTCGGCCACAACCCACCGGGGCTTGCTGACGCCATTGCCGAGACCGCAAAGCGCCTAATTGCTGGTAACGGCTATAACTGGTACACCGAGGAGTTACTAAATGCGGCAAAGGCGGTATTAGGCCTATTCCCTGATAAGAACATGTACAATAAAGTCCACTTCAAGTTAAGCGGTTCCGAGGGTATTGAGCTAGCATTGAAGATTGCAAAGAGGTACACGAAGAATACGTACGTGATGTACCTAATGGGTGGTTACCACGGTAGGACATACCTAACGTCTTCATACCATGGAATGAGAAGGAAGGAGTACGGCCCATTACCGCCAGGCACGTTGATAGCGCCATTCCCATATCCATATAGGTGCCCCTTCGGCGATATGCCGTCTGAGGAATGTGGAAAGGCAGCCGTTGAAACCATTGAGTATTACATAAATTACGTGGCTGTGAAGGATGTTTGTTGCCTAGTGAGCGAACCAATACAGGGTGTTGGAGGTATAGTGGTACCTCCAATGGACTTCTTCGAGAAGTTAAAGAAGACCCTCGATGCATACGGCATATTGCTAATATTTGATGAGGTCCAGACGGGCATGGGTAGAACAGGAACCACCTGGGCCCTTGAGCAATTCAATGTGAAACCTGACATAGTAGTCGCGGCCAAGGGCATGACGGGTGGATTACCAGCGTCAGCGGTGGTCACTAGGAAGGAGTTAATCTCGGCAATGCAGTTGAATGATGAGCACTCAACCTTTGGAGCATCGGCGCTGATTATGAGCGCCGTGAAGGCAACGATCGACTACTACAACACGCACAGGGAAGAATTACTAAGCAATGCCAAGAAAATGGGTGAGTATGCCATGAAGAGACTAATGGAACTTTATGATAAACATACACTCATTGGCGAGGTCAGGGGATTGGGGCTAATGATCGGTATTGAGTTAGTTAAGAATAGAAAGACTAAGGAACCAGCAACCAAGGAAACAAGTGACATATGTCTCAACAGGGCATTAAGGAGGGGTGTACTCTTCGTAACCAGTGGTTGGAACAGCAATGTCATTAGGTTCGCACCGCCATTAACAGTTAAGCAGGAGCACATTGATAAAGCAATCGACGTACTCGACAAATCACTGGGCGAAGTAGAAAAGGAGGAAAACATTAGATAG
- a CDS encoding OsmC family protein, protein MVQPVDKRVLEGSISKWREGGNAYVSVEVSSRLASKAKVEVKIRNFSVTMDTSSALGGDDNAPRPGELLLASLAGCITQIIAWNSALHDISLEDVSITIRGRHELLSMFDPSVGWPGFNDIVIEVNVKTPEWDKFEKYVLPYIVAESPVLQTLVKQVPVKLRVSVNDKQRRDLYIPD, encoded by the coding sequence ATGGTTCAGCCTGTGGATAAGAGGGTTTTGGAGGGGTCTATTTCGAAGTGGAGGGAGGGTGGTAATGCCTATGTTAGTGTTGAGGTTTCCAGTAGGCTTGCTAGTAAGGCTAAGGTTGAGGTTAAGATCAGGAATTTTAGTGTTACGATGGATACATCAAGTGCACTTGGCGGTGATGATAACGCACCTAGACCAGGTGAGCTGTTATTAGCGTCATTGGCTGGTTGCATTACGCAGATAATTGCCTGGAACTCGGCACTGCATGATATATCCCTTGAGGACGTCTCAATAACTATACGCGGAAGGCATGAATTGCTCTCGATGTTTGACCCATCAGTTGGTTGGCCTGGGTTTAATGACATTGTGATTGAGGTTAATGTGAAGACCCCAGAGTGGGATAAGTTCGAAAAGTACGTTTTACCATACATAGTGGCTGAATCACCCGTACTGCAGACCCTCGTTAAGCAAGTTCCAGTTAAGCTTAGGGTGAGCGTTAACGATAAGCAAAGGAGGGATCTCTACATACCAGACTAA
- the htpX gene encoding zinc metalloprotease HtpX codes for MNKALLVFRLKMSLAIIAILLLGAALTYGVMLWITNGSISGIALVTGLVLMAFFLTLFQWLIGPFLINAMYRAHEIKPDDPTYGWVYDLVADVARANGFKSAPRVYVADVPFPNAFAYGSPIAGKRVAITLPLLKILKPGELKAVLGHEIGHLRHRDVEVLMAIGLLPTVIYWLGWSLWWGGWWGGWSEGRNNNGGLLLLIGLVLLAVSFLFQLFVLYINRLREAYADINGALTVENGAHNLQRALAKITLYTDPSVVRKTTNGTLRMLFFAPPVNVNVEYIERNVDDLIEYWRHYKPSVWEELLMSHPHPARRIQLLDSLAESS; via the coding sequence ATGAACAAGGCACTACTGGTATTCAGGTTGAAGATGTCATTGGCAATAATAGCGATATTACTACTTGGAGCCGCCCTTACCTATGGCGTCATGTTATGGATAACAAACGGCTCAATAAGCGGCATTGCGTTAGTCACTGGCTTAGTTCTCATGGCCTTCTTCCTAACGCTATTCCAGTGGTTGATTGGTCCATTTCTAATCAACGCCATGTATAGGGCCCATGAGATTAAGCCTGATGATCCAACCTATGGCTGGGTTTATGACCTGGTGGCTGACGTTGCTAGGGCTAATGGATTTAAGAGTGCGCCGAGGGTCTACGTGGCCGATGTGCCATTCCCCAACGCCTTCGCCTATGGAAGCCCAATAGCCGGTAAGAGGGTTGCAATAACATTACCCTTACTGAAGATACTGAAGCCAGGCGAATTAAAGGCCGTTCTTGGGCATGAGATTGGTCACCTCAGGCATAGGGATGTGGAAGTATTGATGGCTATTGGTTTATTGCCCACGGTAATTTACTGGCTTGGTTGGTCGCTATGGTGGGGTGGTTGGTGGGGAGGCTGGTCAGAGGGCAGGAACAATAATGGTGGTTTACTACTTCTCATAGGCCTGGTACTACTTGCCGTTAGTTTCCTATTTCAATTATTTGTTCTATATATCAACAGATTGAGGGAGGCATATGCGGATATTAATGGTGCGTTGACGGTGGAGAATGGTGCACATAACCTCCAGAGAGCCCTTGCCAAGATAACGCTCTATACGGATCCTAGTGTGGTTAGGAAGACTACTAACGGCACACTTCGAATGTTATTCTTTGCACCGCCGGTTAATGTTAATGTTGAGTATATTGAGAGGAATGTTGATGATTTAATAGAGTATTGGAGACATTATAAGCCATCCGTTTGGGAGGAACTTCTCATGTCTCACCCACACCCGGCGAGGAGGATTCAATTACTTGATAGTTTGGCAGAGTCCTCGTAA
- a CDS encoding thioredoxin family protein, whose amino-acid sequence MTMGNMGMDDKDEELNELLEKKARELAKVANNEPIELSADNFEGFIRSKRIVVVDFWAPWCAPCFLLEPILRTLAREMPCVGFGRLNTQEWPDVAAKYDVMSLPTVIIFRNGEPVDFVIGAVPKKIIADKIRKVLGED is encoded by the coding sequence ATGACGATGGGTAATATGGGTATGGATGATAAGGATGAGGAACTGAATGAATTGCTAGAAAAGAAGGCAAGGGAATTGGCAAAGGTTGCTAATAATGAGCCTATTGAGTTGAGTGCGGATAATTTCGAGGGGTTCATTAGGAGTAAGAGGATCGTTGTTGTTGATTTCTGGGCCCCATGGTGCGCACCGTGTTTCCTGCTTGAGCCCATACTGAGGACATTGGCTAGGGAGATGCCCTGCGTTGGTTTTGGTAGGTTGAATACACAGGAGTGGCCTGACGTTGCAGCTAAGTATGACGTCATGAGTCTACCAACCGTGATCATATTCAGGAACGGCGAGCCCGTGGACTTTGTTATTGGCGCTGTTCCTAAGAAGATAATTGCAGATAAGATAAGGAAAGTTCTTGGCGAGGATTAA
- a CDS encoding acetate--CoA ligase family protein, translating to MNPIITKALEEGRYKLLEHESFELLRQYNIPVPDFALVQNVDEALKVVKDIGYPVVLKVVSPDIIHKSDVGGVILNINNDDELKNACERIRNNIKEKSPYARISGFLLQRMVPEGLETIVGATKDPIFGHVIAFGLGGVMVEVLQDVSFRIVPITEDDARSMIREIKGYRLFNGYRNMLARDEEAIVYIITKFSELLSDNLNIVEADLNPVIVLERGKGAYAADARFIIGST from the coding sequence ATGAACCCAATAATTACAAAGGCCCTTGAGGAGGGTAGGTATAAGTTGCTTGAGCATGAGTCCTTCGAGTTACTTAGGCAGTATAATATTCCAGTCCCTGACTTCGCGCTTGTTCAGAATGTTGACGAGGCGCTTAAGGTTGTTAAGGACATTGGTTACCCAGTGGTACTCAAGGTTGTTTCCCCGGACATAATTCATAAGTCCGACGTTGGCGGTGTCATACTTAATATAAATAATGATGACGAGCTTAAGAACGCCTGCGAGAGAATTAGGAATAACATTAAGGAGAAATCACCCTATGCTAGGATCAGTGGATTTCTGCTGCAGAGGATGGTACCTGAGGGTTTGGAGACTATAGTTGGTGCCACGAAGGACCCAATATTCGGTCACGTAATAGCCTTTGGCCTTGGCGGTGTCATGGTTGAGGTTCTACAGGACGTTAGCTTTAGGATCGTACCAATCACTGAGGATGATGCAAGATCAATGATTAGGGAAATAAAGGGCTATAGGCTCTTCAATGGTTATAGGAACATGCTGGCCAGGGATGAGGAGGCCATCGTTTATATAATAACTAAGTTCTCAGAGCTACTTTCCGACAATCTAAACATCGTCGAGGCCGACCTTAACCCAGTCATAGTTCTTGAGAGAGGTAAGGGCGCCTACGCCGCTGATGCCAGGTTCATTATTGGGTCTACGTAA
- a CDS encoding helicase-related protein: MTRFRVVVNGDVEIRREWPWDRVSQVKDRLKELGFRWNGEYWSGKVYSVSLIRELKDLLELTSEETEKLMRSILVNSSGGVIGVEDPGSLGSIPSDCVLNEEGGLFIVSLSCLIRDFIKSDRNYIGDVSSFEEYVDKAVENIRQLLAGKAVIGDAELALRRAREFALANNKLRDLFMRRVEWWTAKLSLDSAELHFLSRELYEKLKDLTIPYYIVDKEGNLNKHDLRLIRKDDIIKDSDKVMIKFPIFLKDTVRELLAKSGYKVVDLPWSPRQIQIPKDEIKLLPFQERALDSWLRAGKKGTIVVPTGGGKTFIALKTLATVRVPTIILVITEELMNQWYERIMKYLGIRAGRLGGGYDDVREVTVAIYNSAVNRIAEISDKFDLVMFDECLPYDALVITDMGLIPIGEIVEKRLPVKVLTHKGRFMRITNYFKIPLIKRLVRITHEKGELVTTEDHLILTQDGWKPAIALKSGDALYFYGVQAQDLQKGTFNAPGSVGSLCDCPQSKATEIKIVETMNASQEEGENPANKGGDEGKGSKGVGIVTKINGETVEGGPEYGTWGLLSIDSTTKGKEYKTDCGAFFVPVRILNVEILTNTPRGISKEEEFVYDIEVEGDHSFVVNGIVVHNCHHVPADTFKEVAFKLRAPFRLALSATPKRSDNNEHLIYLSAGDIVYQADYRDMVEAKLVVPIRHFRIYVDLTPEERRSYERAGDNAIVLRNIASMASAKIDIAKEIVKTETNIGSKIIVFTQFIKQAEEVYKVLKDELGPIVTLITSRTSDRDSIFRAFARGTYRVIVTTTVLDEGVDVPDADVAVILSGTGSQRQMIQRVGRVVRASNGKVEARVYEIVTRNTIEEALSEGRHVKGEVLETECRRYLANEIKRLISHVIGSTQLFH, from the coding sequence ATGACTCGTTTTAGAGTTGTAGTAAATGGCGATGTTGAGATTAGGAGGGAGTGGCCGTGGGATAGGGTATCCCAGGTTAAGGATAGGCTGAAGGAGCTGGGCTTCAGGTGGAATGGCGAGTATTGGTCCGGTAAGGTCTACTCGGTCTCGTTAATTAGGGAGCTTAAGGACTTACTTGAGTTAACCAGTGAGGAGACTGAGAAGTTGATGAGATCTATACTCGTAAACTCGTCAGGTGGTGTAATTGGTGTTGAGGACCCAGGGAGCCTCGGTTCCATACCAAGCGACTGCGTGTTGAATGAGGAGGGTGGTTTGTTCATTGTATCATTGTCATGCCTAATCAGGGACTTCATTAAGAGTGACAGGAATTACATAGGTGATGTATCATCATTCGAGGAGTACGTCGACAAGGCTGTGGAGAATATCAGGCAATTACTCGCTGGCAAGGCAGTGATTGGCGATGCAGAGCTCGCACTAAGGAGAGCTCGGGAATTCGCCCTGGCTAACAATAAACTGAGGGATTTATTCATGAGGAGAGTTGAGTGGTGGACCGCCAAGCTCAGCCTTGATAGCGCTGAGCTGCACTTTCTATCTAGGGAGCTTTATGAAAAGCTGAAGGACTTAACCATTCCGTATTACATCGTTGATAAGGAAGGTAACCTGAACAAGCATGATTTGAGGCTCATACGTAAGGACGACATTATTAAAGACAGCGATAAAGTCATGATTAAATTCCCCATATTCCTCAAAGATACTGTAAGAGAATTACTAGCAAAGAGCGGTTATAAGGTCGTTGACTTGCCATGGAGCCCAAGGCAAATACAGATTCCTAAGGACGAGATAAAACTCCTACCATTCCAAGAGAGAGCCCTCGATTCCTGGCTAAGGGCTGGTAAGAAGGGTACGATTGTCGTACCGACCGGCGGTGGTAAGACATTCATAGCCCTCAAGACCCTGGCCACGGTGAGAGTACCAACAATAATACTTGTCATTACGGAGGAATTAATGAATCAATGGTACGAGAGGATAATGAAGTACCTTGGAATTAGGGCCGGTAGGCTAGGTGGTGGTTATGATGATGTTAGGGAGGTTACTGTGGCTATTTATAACTCGGCCGTTAACAGGATAGCGGAGATAAGCGATAAGTTTGACCTAGTCATGTTCGATGAGTGCTTACCATACGATGCACTGGTCATTACGGATATGGGGTTAATACCCATTGGAGAGATTGTGGAGAAGAGATTACCTGTTAAGGTTCTTACGCATAAAGGACGTTTTATGCGCATAACCAACTACTTTAAGATACCCCTTATCAAAAGATTGGTAAGGATCACTCATGAAAAGGGCGAGTTAGTGACGACGGAAGATCATCTAATCCTTACGCAGGATGGGTGGAAACCAGCAATAGCTTTGAAGAGCGGGGATGCACTGTACTTCTATGGCGTACAAGCGCAGGATCTGCAGAAAGGAACTTTCAACGCCCCAGGCTCTGTGGGGTCATTATGCGACTGCCCACAATCCAAAGCCACAGAGATAAAGATTGTTGAGACGATGAATGCTTCGCAGGAGGAAGGAGAGAATCCGGCAAATAAGGGAGGTGATGAAGGTAAGGGAAGCAAGGGGGTTGGCATCGTTACCAAAATTAACGGAGAAACAGTGGAAGGTGGTCCTGAGTATGGTACTTGGGGATTGCTATCTATCGATTCCACCACCAAAGGCAAAGAATACAAGACCGACTGTGGCGCATTCTTTGTCCCTGTACGAATACTTAATGTGGAAATACTCACCAATACCCCTAGGGGTATTTCCAAGGAAGAAGAATTTGTCTACGATATTGAGGTAGAGGGGGACCATAGTTTCGTGGTCAACGGAATAGTAGTACATAATTGCCACCACGTCCCTGCCGACACCTTTAAGGAGGTTGCGTTTAAGCTCAGGGCACCCTTTAGGTTGGCTTTGTCTGCCACGCCGAAGAGGAGCGATAATAATGAGCACTTGATTTACCTGAGCGCTGGCGATATTGTTTATCAGGCTGATTATAGGGATATGGTTGAGGCTAAGTTGGTTGTTCCCATTAGGCATTTCAGGATTTACGTTGATTTAACGCCTGAGGAGAGGAGGAGCTATGAGAGGGCTGGTGATAATGCCATTGTCCTGAGGAATATAGCCAGCATGGCGAGCGCCAAGATTGATATTGCTAAGGAGATCGTGAAGACAGAGACAAATATTGGAAGTAAGATTATTGTATTTACGCAATTCATTAAACAAGCCGAGGAGGTATATAAGGTTCTTAAGGATGAACTTGGTCCCATTGTTACTTTAATAACATCCAGGACCAGTGACAGAGATTCAATATTTAGAGCATTTGCCAGGGGTACCTATAGGGTCATTGTAACGACTACTGTGCTAGACGAAGGTGTAGATGTGCCTGACGCTGATGTTGCTGTAATACTATCTGGAACTGGGTCCCAAAGGCAAATGATACAAAGAGTTGGCCGTGTGGTTAGGGCTAGCAACGGCAAGGTTGAGGCAAGGGTCTACGAGATAGTGACCAGGAACACAATCGAGGAAGCGCTTAGTGAGGGAAGGCATGTTAAGGGCGAGGTTCTTGAGACTGAATGCAGGAGATATCTGGCCAACGAGATTAAGAGATTGATAAGCCATGTAATTGGCAGTACGCAACTCTTCCATTAA
- a CDS encoding MFS transporter: MSRVFPDENRARGWERTWGTFRYRWVMLGIWLLMMTINSVTLVNYPLALPNIAKEFGIPPSTFIYYLGVLTYSLGLFVIYFGNFNGWMNTRVRLAVILAQVFLIIPLFLIPFTFSYNAIVVLRFIQGLWFMELGLATLNLRGWFSKGELAIAMAAPLSALQFGSALGGFIEKAIAEQIGWRMAFLITGVMDVVATAIFLVLYRDAPGYNDYLVINRLRNLAERGKHGCPPPYKLPIAYAIGFAQIATTMAFASIPYLVPTYGYWLGYSVPAVSNTVLIYGIISGLGIWGGAILGSILVRRTRTIRETFRARNLTRTISYIISFIGFLTLLFPQGNYIVYTVGATLAALILFNIPNYWAEMTEVVPPGISGDFVFYAGAIASAGFFLGPLISVSLIVAAAGNVIKGFMLFLAIIVISGIINIIQNRITIPAEKYHV; encoded by the coding sequence ATGTCTCGCGTATTTCCAGATGAGAATAGGGCTAGGGGGTGGGAAAGGACCTGGGGCACATTTAGGTATAGGTGGGTTATGCTCGGTATTTGGTTGTTGATGATGACAATAAACAGCGTAACACTAGTTAATTATCCACTGGCATTACCTAATATAGCTAAGGAGTTTGGTATACCCCCATCAACATTCATCTACTACCTTGGCGTACTCACATATTCATTGGGATTATTCGTAATATACTTTGGCAATTTTAATGGTTGGATGAATACGAGGGTTAGGCTCGCGGTCATACTGGCTCAGGTATTCCTAATAATTCCATTGTTTTTAATACCATTTACATTCTCATACAACGCCATTGTTGTGCTTAGGTTTATACAGGGATTATGGTTCATGGAGTTGGGGTTGGCCACACTAAATCTCAGGGGTTGGTTTAGTAAGGGTGAGTTGGCAATAGCCATGGCGGCCCCGCTCTCGGCATTACAGTTTGGGTCAGCCCTTGGTGGGTTTATTGAGAAGGCCATTGCTGAGCAGATTGGTTGGAGGATGGCATTCTTAATAACGGGCGTGATGGATGTGGTTGCCACGGCAATATTCCTTGTACTATATAGGGATGCGCCTGGTTACAATGATTACCTAGTTATTAATAGGCTTAGGAACCTGGCTGAGAGAGGTAAGCATGGCTGCCCACCACCGTATAAGCTACCCATAGCCTACGCAATAGGCTTTGCGCAAATAGCCACAACGATGGCCTTCGCATCAATTCCATACCTAGTACCAACATATGGTTATTGGCTTGGCTATTCGGTGCCTGCCGTATCCAACACGGTACTTATTTACGGAATAATCTCAGGACTTGGCATTTGGGGTGGTGCCATACTCGGTTCAATACTAGTTAGAAGGACGCGCACGATTAGGGAGACATTCAGGGCAAGGAATCTAACTAGGACTATCTCGTACATAATATCCTTCATAGGCTTCCTAACGCTACTCTTCCCCCAGGGCAATTACATCGTGTATACCGTAGGCGCCACATTAGCCGCATTAATACTGTTTAACATACCCAATTACTGGGCTGAAATGACTGAGGTGGTTCCACCAGGTATTTCTGGCGACTTCGTATTTTACGCAGGTGCAATAGCCTCCGCCGGGTTCTTCCTCGGCCCATTAATATCAGTATCATTAATAGTGGCAGCGGCAGGCAATGTTATTAAAGGCTTCATGCTATTCCTAGCAATAATAGTAATTTCAGGAATAATAAATATAATCCAAAATAGAATAACAATACCCGCCGAAAAATACCATGTATAA
- a CDS encoding acetate--CoA ligase family protein — MEEQRADLQQVKQVDAMVASPLDLLFNPKSVAIVGATPRENSVGGVITKNLLTKFKGKVYLVNPKYDEVNGTKYYKSVLDIQDNVDLAVIAVPAPAVLKVTEESIKKGVRVVIIISGGFSEVGEDGAKLEEELRRVVQNHIRVLGPNCIGVYNAFNGLDTFFLPEDRMGRPRPGPVALISQSGAVAGAILDWAARRNIGVGLAVNYGNKLDISESEILEYFARDNRVKVIVMYMEGLKYPGEGKKLLEVMKEVSSIKPIVVYKAGRTKAATGAVKSHTAALAGNYEIYHAMLRQANVIEADNITDAFDMAKALATQPLPRGNRVLVLTDSGGMGIQAVDALDMRGLQVPELSESLQEILRKQLPPLAVTRNPIDLTGSATDAMYKFVLDTVLPTSYADMALIIALMQIPGLSINLGNYIVEAGRFKKPIVVVSFGGNEYVAKFENNLEENGIPVYHAPHRAAKALWALYEYAKIKGVAKEW, encoded by the coding sequence ATGGAGGAACAAAGAGCAGATCTGCAACAGGTTAAGCAAGTGGATGCAATGGTTGCATCACCGCTTGACTTATTATTCAATCCTAAGTCCGTTGCAATCGTTGGAGCCACACCCAGGGAAAACAGCGTTGGCGGTGTCATTACCAAGAATCTTCTTACAAAGTTTAAGGGCAAGGTTTACCTTGTTAATCCTAAGTATGATGAGGTTAATGGCACTAAGTACTACAAGTCAGTGCTGGATATTCAGGATAATGTTGACTTAGCGGTTATAGCCGTTCCAGCACCTGCTGTGCTTAAGGTCACCGAGGAAAGCATCAAGAAGGGCGTTAGGGTCGTCATAATAATTAGTGGTGGATTTAGTGAGGTTGGTGAGGATGGGGCGAAGCTCGAGGAGGAGCTTAGGAGGGTTGTTCAGAACCATATCAGGGTACTCGGTCCCAATTGCATTGGCGTTTACAATGCGTTTAATGGCCTGGACACCTTCTTCCTACCTGAAGACAGAATGGGTAGGCCTAGGCCAGGCCCTGTGGCACTAATAAGTCAGAGTGGCGCGGTGGCCGGGGCGATCCTTGACTGGGCTGCTAGGAGGAACATAGGTGTTGGTCTAGCTGTGAACTACGGAAATAAACTGGACATCAGTGAGTCGGAGATACTTGAGTACTTTGCCAGGGATAATAGGGTTAAGGTGATCGTTATGTATATGGAGGGGTTGAAGTACCCAGGGGAAGGCAAGAAATTACTAGAGGTGATGAAGGAGGTATCAAGTATTAAACCGATTGTTGTTTATAAGGCGGGTAGGACTAAGGCAGCCACGGGAGCTGTTAAGTCCCACACGGCTGCTCTGGCAGGTAACTACGAGATATACCACGCAATGCTTAGGCAGGCCAATGTCATAGAGGCGGATAACATAACTGATGCCTTTGACATGGCCAAGGCCTTAGCCACGCAACCATTGCCAAGGGGAAACAGGGTATTGGTGCTGACGGATAGTGGAGGCATGGGTATACAGGCAGTGGATGCCCTGGACATGCGTGGGCTACAGGTACCGGAACTATCAGAGAGCCTTCAGGAGATTCTGAGGAAACAATTACCACCATTGGCGGTCACCCGTAACCCAATTGACTTGACGGGTAGCGCAACAGACGCCATGTACAAATTCGTACTAGATACTGTATTACCCACAAGCTATGCGGACATGGCCCTAATAATAGCCCTAATGCAGATACCTGGCCTGTCAATAAACCTAGGTAACTACATAGTGGAGGCCGGTAGGTTCAAAAAGCCAATAGTTGTTGTTAGCTTTGGTGGTAATGAGTACGTAGCCAAGTTCGAGAATAACCTAGAGGAGAACGGCATACCTGTATATCATGCACCACATAGGGCTGCAAAGGCGTTGTGGGCTTTATACGAATACGCAAAAATTAAGGGTGTAGCCAAGGAGTGGTGA